One Ascaphus truei isolate aAscTru1 chromosome 9, aAscTru1.hap1, whole genome shotgun sequence genomic region harbors:
- the NDUFAF1 gene encoding complex I intermediate-associated protein 30, mitochondrial isoform X1 — translation MALSLKIIHRLGQCRTHHWSKSFFPLLDTAFPHHTSQLHSSDYQRPGVPPDNTPPWKRINFSFEKGVHGVKKHFGLLKDEVVGHLSGVDGRTLRENILEQTRVTWEFRSLQDLEQWVVSSDLEVGGKSQAFLKLGKNNQTALFYGTLSTDVPRDGETKYSGYCTMRSKLPMGAFNRKLHYDWSNFNTLYLRVRGDGRPWMVNIKSETYFSQQKDDLYNYFMYTRGGPYWQDVKIPLSKFFLSSRGRIQDNQHPLWADKISALGFTLGDKADGPFQLEIDYIGLCNDRAHSEEFAYEKYKKSI, via the exons ATGGCTTTAAGCCTAAAAATTATCCATAGACTTGGTCAGTGCCGGACTCACCACTGGTCTAAATCATTCTTTCCATTGTTGGATACCGCCTTTCCTCACCATACTTCACAGCTACACAGCAGCGATTATCAGAGGCCCGGTGTCCCCCCAGATAACACCCCTCCCTGGAAAAGAATCAATTTCAGCTTTGAGAAGGGTGTGCATGGGGTGAAGAAACATTTCGGATTGCTGAAGGATGAGGTGGTGGGGCACTTGTCAGGGGTGGATGGTAGAACTCTGAGGGAGAACATCCTGGAACAGACCAGAGTTACGTGGGAGTTCAGAAGCTTACAGGATCTGGAGCAGTGGGTGGTGTCCTCAGACCTGGAGGTTGGAGGGAAAAGCCAGGCCTTCCTGAAGCTAGGGAAGAACAACCAGACAGCTCTTTTTTATGGGACGCTCAGTACTGATGTGCCCCGCGACGGGGAAACCAAATACAGCGGGTACTGCACCATGAGGTCCAAACTTCCGATG GGTGCATTCAATCGTAAGCTGCATTATGACTGGTCCAACTTCAACACACTCTATCTGCGAGTCCGTGGCGATGGACGTCCTTGGATGGTAAACATCAAGTCAGAGACGTATTTCTCCCAGCAGAAGGATGACTTGTACAATTATTTCATGTACACCCGAGGAGGCCCATACTGGCAGGATGTCAAG ATTCCCCTCTCCAAGTTCTTCTTATCCAGCCGGGGGAGAATACAAGATAACCAGCACCCGCTCTGGGCTGATAAG ATTTCTGCCCTTGGTTTTACGCTTGGTGACAAGGCAGATGGACCCTTCCAGTTGGAAATTGATTACATTGGACTGTGTAATGATCGAGCACATTCAGAAGAGTTTGCATACGAGAAATACAAGAAAAGTATTTAA
- the NDUFAF1 gene encoding complex I intermediate-associated protein 30, mitochondrial isoform X2 — MALSLKIIHRLGQCRTHHWSKSFFPLLDTAFPHHTSQLHSSDYQRPGVPPDNTPPWKRINFSFEKGVHGVKKHFGLLKDEVVGHLSGVDGRTLRENILEQTRVTWEFRSLQDLEQWVVSSDLEVGGKSQAFLKLGKNNQTALFYGTLSTDVPRDGETKYSGYCTMRSKLPMGAFNRKLHYDWSNFNTLYLRVRGDGRPWMVNIKSETYFSQQKDDLYNYFMYTRGGPYWQDVKASGMVSAPC, encoded by the exons ATGGCTTTAAGCCTAAAAATTATCCATAGACTTGGTCAGTGCCGGACTCACCACTGGTCTAAATCATTCTTTCCATTGTTGGATACCGCCTTTCCTCACCATACTTCACAGCTACACAGCAGCGATTATCAGAGGCCCGGTGTCCCCCCAGATAACACCCCTCCCTGGAAAAGAATCAATTTCAGCTTTGAGAAGGGTGTGCATGGGGTGAAGAAACATTTCGGATTGCTGAAGGATGAGGTGGTGGGGCACTTGTCAGGGGTGGATGGTAGAACTCTGAGGGAGAACATCCTGGAACAGACCAGAGTTACGTGGGAGTTCAGAAGCTTACAGGATCTGGAGCAGTGGGTGGTGTCCTCAGACCTGGAGGTTGGAGGGAAAAGCCAGGCCTTCCTGAAGCTAGGGAAGAACAACCAGACAGCTCTTTTTTATGGGACGCTCAGTACTGATGTGCCCCGCGACGGGGAAACCAAATACAGCGGGTACTGCACCATGAGGTCCAAACTTCCGATG GGTGCATTCAATCGTAAGCTGCATTATGACTGGTCCAACTTCAACACACTCTATCTGCGAGTCCGTGGCGATGGACGTCCTTGGATGGTAAACATCAAGTCAGAGACGTATTTCTCCCAGCAGAAGGATGACTTGTACAATTATTTCATGTACACCCGAGGAGGCCCATACTGGCAGGATGTCAAG gcctcgggcatggtcagcgcaccGTGCTaa